A genomic stretch from Schaalia odontolytica includes:
- a CDS encoding S8 family peptidase: protein MGPPPMVTTTRTRIALSASCAAALALAMPIVEASPARAADTITAAEQPYFAYYHLDQARAKGYTGKGVTVAIIDGPVDVSRPELTGASISDKSPCPVNPSDDSRRHGTEVASLLVARGYGVAPDVTLNSYQTVTSGSAAESSCKDSAVIYKHASLINHAINDGAQIVNISITSKDRDASLKWAMARAMASGTIIVAGMGNNASDNDSGSLATWSGVVGVSAVDINGARADYSSWGQGVTTAAVGGPIKAYDYGTSQIIETNGTSISTPIVAGFLALARQKWPDATTNQLLQLLVHTTVNSDGTWNQYTGYGLASPATMINTDPSQYPDENPLADKGGGSSPTPEEVRQYADGIVDPSEIVYDNSYTYRGLDESTLTSPNNPYPTHIGTSPRYHTK from the coding sequence ATGGGACCCCCGCCAATGGTGACCACGACCCGCACCCGCATCGCGCTGTCGGCATCCTGCGCGGCCGCCCTCGCGCTCGCGATGCCGATCGTTGAGGCCTCCCCCGCGCGAGCCGCCGACACGATCACGGCCGCCGAGCAGCCCTACTTCGCCTACTACCACCTCGACCAAGCCAGAGCCAAGGGATACACAGGCAAAGGCGTCACGGTTGCAATCATTGATGGACCGGTAGACGTATCACGCCCGGAGCTCACCGGGGCATCAATCAGTGATAAGAGTCCGTGCCCCGTCAACCCAAGTGACGACAGTCGCCGACATGGCACGGAAGTCGCCTCACTGTTGGTTGCCCGCGGCTACGGGGTCGCCCCCGATGTCACGCTCAACAGTTATCAGACTGTGACCAGCGGATCGGCAGCCGAGTCCTCCTGTAAAGACTCGGCAGTAATTTATAAGCACGCGTCGCTCATCAACCACGCGATCAACGACGGTGCCCAAATCGTCAACATTTCGATTACTTCAAAGGACCGCGACGCCTCGCTGAAGTGGGCGATGGCAAGGGCAATGGCTTCTGGGACAATCATCGTTGCAGGCATGGGTAACAATGCCTCAGATAACGACTCGGGGAGCCTTGCGACCTGGTCTGGCGTGGTCGGCGTCTCTGCTGTCGACATCAACGGCGCGCGAGCCGACTACTCTTCCTGGGGTCAGGGGGTGACGACAGCCGCCGTCGGCGGCCCAATTAAGGCCTACGACTATGGGACCTCACAAATCATCGAAACGAACGGGACTTCAATCTCCACCCCCATCGTCGCGGGTTTCCTCGCGTTGGCGCGCCAGAAATGGCCGGACGCGACCACGAACCAGCTCCTGCAGCTCCTGGTCCACACCACGGTCAACTCCGACGGCACCTGGAACCAATACACCGGATACGGACTGGCCAGCCCGGCAACCATGATCAATACCGACCCCAGCCAATACCCCGACGAAAACCCCCTCGCCGACAAGGGGGGCGGAAGCAGCCCCACGCCCGAGGAGGTACGCCAATACGCCGACGGGATCGTGGACCCCTCCGAAATCGTCTACGACAACTCCTACACCTACCGCGGCCTCGACGAATCCACCCTCACCTCCCCCAACAACCCCTACCCCACACACATCGGCACAAGCCCCCGCTACCACACAAAGTGA
- a CDS encoding S8 family peptidase, with the protein MVTTTRTRIALSASCAAALALAMPIVDASPARAADTITAAEQPYFAYYHLDQARAKGYTGKGVTVALIDGPVDTSVAELSGASISDKSPCPVNPSNDSRQHGTADASLLVARGYGVAPDVTLNSYQTVASGSTADSSCKDSALIYKHASLINHAINDGAQIVSISISSNDRTASLKWAMARAMSSGTIIVAGIGNSGSDNDSGSLATWSGVVGVSAVDINGARADYSSWGQGVTTAAFGGPVITRDYPSNAFVETYGTSTSTPIVAGFLALARQKWPDATANQLLQLLVHTTVNSDGTWNQYTGYGLASPASMINTDPSQYPDENPLADKGGGSSPTPEEVRQYADGIVDPSEIVYDNSYTYRGLDETALTSPNNPYPTHIGTSPRYHAK; encoded by the coding sequence GTGGTGACCACGACCCGCACCCGCATCGCGCTCTCGGCGTCCTGCGCGGCCGCCCTCGCCCTCGCGATGCCGATCGTTGATGCCTCCCCCGCGCGAGCCGCCGACACGATCACGGCCGCCGAGCAGCCCTACTTCGCCTACTACCACCTCGACCAAGCCAGAGCCAAGGGATACACAGGCAAGGGAGTGACAGTCGCACTCATTGACGGACCAGTTGATACGTCTGTCGCCGAGCTTAGCGGCGCGTCAATCAGTGATAAGAGTCCGTGCCCCGTCAACCCAAGTAACGACAGCCGTCAACATGGCACGGCAGACGCCTCGCTACTGGTTGCCCGCGGCTACGGGGTCGCCCCCGATGTCACGCTCAACAGTTATCAGACTGTGGCCAGCGGCTCGACAGCCGATTCCTCGTGCAAAGATTCGGCACTAATTTATAAGCACGCGTCGCTCATCAACCACGCGATCAACGACGGTGCCCAAATCGTCAGCATTTCGATTAGCTCAAATGACCGTACAGCCTCACTCAAGTGGGCGATGGCCAGGGCGATGAGCTCCGGAACAATCATCGTTGCAGGCATAGGAAACAGTGGCTCCGATAACGACTCGGGGAGCCTTGCGACGTGGTCTGGCGTGGTCGGCGTTTCTGCGGTTGATATCAACGGCGCGCGAGCCGACTACTCTTCCTGGGGTCAGGGGGTGACGACGGCTGCTTTCGGGGGTCCCGTGATCACGCGCGACTACCCGAGCAACGCATTCGTAGAAACCTACGGCACTTCCACTTCGACCCCTATCGTGGCGGGTTTCTTGGCGTTGGCGCGCCAGAAATGGCCGGACGCGACCGCGAACCAGCTCCTGCAGCTCCTGGTCCACACCACGGTCAACTCCGACGGCACCTGGAACCAATACACCGGATACGGACTGGCCAGCCCCGCCTCCATGATCAACACCGACCCCAGCCAATACCCCGACGAAAACCCCCTCGCAGACAAAGGCGGCGGAAGCAGCCCCACGCCCGAGGAGGTACGCCAATACGCCGACGGGATCGTGGACCCCTCCGAAATCG